The genome window ACATGTATTTACATAATCTGGGTCGGGCTAAAAATGATCCTTATAGATTGCAAGAGGCATTTAAATTGTTTAATAAAGCTGCAAATAAAACAAATGATCTTGTATCTCAACATATGGCTCAAATAGCGTTAGCGAGTATGTATTTTAAGAGTCAGATTCCTTTATTAAACGAGTTTGATAGACTTGAAAAAGTTTGTAATTTCTTTGTTGCTGCGGTCGCAAATCCTGGCATGTCGTCTTTAAATTGTGAACAATCGATCCAAAATTTATTACTAGAAATATGTAAATCCTCTGACCATAAATCAGCGTTGGAGATTGTATTTAAAAGACAGATTGCTAAAGAACCAGCAAATATGGATCTTAAGTTAATCGCTTATCTGATATTTGGTGTTTCCTTTCAAGAAGAATATAATCAATTCATGGTTCAGCATTGGGCAGCAATGGATAACAATCAAAAATTGGCACTTTGTCAGCGTTTGATTAATCGATTAGATAGTGAAAATACTCGTCTTCAAGAAGTATTGATTTTATTGGCACGTGAGGGTGGTAATCATAGTGATGCCGTATCCATTTATGCAGATTTATTTGTAAAACTGAAAAATTCTTATACGCACAATCCTTCTATATTTGCACTTAAAGTTGAAGGGGAAAATGAAGAAATTCTTCATTTTGCTATTAATCCAGATATATTTGATTATCTACCTGCAAGCCAAGTTGCTTTAGCTGATCTTGATGATGTTGATTTTATTCTGGGTGTTGATGTAGATCCAAAGCTAAAAGAAATCCGAAATAATCAGGATTTTAAAAAATACTTTGAAGCACCTTTTTCAGAAGAATCTATGATGATTCAAGCCATGGTTAAAAAGTTTAAAAAAATGGGTGAGAACGGACAAAAAAAATTAGCATTTTTAATGCATGATATGGCGCAATGTTCACAAGGTAAAAACCAAGCGATTTGGGATCATTATTCCATTGAATCGAAACCTCTTTGCTTTGCGGATCTTAAAAATGTTGCTGATTGGTTAATCCGTCTGCAACAATCAGATATAGATTTATCAAGTATTGGTAAATCGAAAAATCAATTAATAGTGCTCATTGGAAATATGCTCAAAAAAGAACATATCTTCCGTCAACATTTAACAGATCTTAAAACAGAAGAAGCGCAGCTTTTAAAAGCGTTATTGGGATCTGTTGTAGAAATTGAAAAAAATGATCGTATTGATTTAAAGGAAACTTTAAAATTAGCGCTTAGCATATTGGTAAAATTATCAAATTCTGAAGATTTCAACAAAAATCTTAGTGAATTATGCGAGGTACATGAAATTTATTTACCTGCGAATAAATTTGGGGATCAATTGTCTTCTGTGGCTATTGAAGACTTGATTCAAAAATTAAAGCCAAGTGATGTTGAGGGCTTAGGTGAATTTTCATTATTCCAGGAAGAAATGCGGATTTTTGCCAATAGTGAAGATTTTCAATCATTGTTACATAATTTTGATATCGAAGAGGGTGATAAATTTCGAGAATTAATACGTGGTTACGTGAGCAATGGCTGGTCCGTTGGTCTTCTGAAATTAATGGCATTAGCAAAAGAAAATACACTTAATGAGGCTGTTGTTGAAATTTATAAACATACCTCCATTGATAAGGATATGTCCTTATCGTGGATGGGGCTTAAAAAGCTATTGATAAAAGAATTGATTGACCTTAAACGTCAAAGTATCAATGCAATTGCTGAAGAATTAATGGGACGAACTTATAATGGCATACCACATGAAATTGGATATATTGAAGGTCTTATAGGGGGCGTGATTGGGTTGCGTCATGCGCATAAAGCGCCCAATTTTGATTTTAGTATGAAGCAATCAGCTGTAACAGCAAAATCCTTACAAGAAATTTTAGATCTATTTCATGAAAGTTTTACAGCAGATAAAGTCGTTAATCATGTTAAGGAAATGCTTAATCAGAACAAATTAAGCATCATTCATCCTGAAACAGGTATCAATATCATTTGGGAAATGATCGGTATTGCCGCGAAAGATCAATTGCTTGCAAAAGGCATTGATATAAAAAATATCGATGATCTTTTATATGATGATGCAGGCGTAAAAGAACTTGCACTGCCTTTATTGTTGGTTAAATTGGGCATATTACAAGAAGTTGGCGAGAATGGTCATCTGATTGTGGATAATAATATGATTATTGATTAGAAAATAGATTAGACTTCTTTCGAAACTCTACTATTGTGCCGAATTATAGTGCCTCTTAAAGTCAAGACCATTAAGTAGTTATTTCTGAGGAGAGGTTCGCCCTTTTTTCTATGTTAATTTGACCAATTATTAGTGTTGAGGGTATGTGTGATCACTTTTTTTAGTTATCCACATATCCATCAGCCTTAGAAAACGCTTGTTTTAAAATATTCGTTTTTAAGTTATTTTACTATATTTTTCAATCCATCAAAAAGAACATTAATGAGCATTGTTTCGTAGGATTTAAGTTGAGTCTCTTTATCTTCTTGACCAAAGGGATGATTGGAAATAAGAAACGGGGATGAGGGTGCTTGCATAATCATTAAAAGTGCTTGGCTTGGGTTAACATCAGATCGTATTTCTTTTATGATTTGAAACTGTATAATTGCTTTATGCCATGGTTCTAAAATGGATGAAGTGGGTGTGGTCATTAAGGGTGATTCTTTGTCTGCATCTTCCAATGCTTGCCAGCGAATTATTTTAACTAGATCACCATTATGCGCATAAATTTGGATGCGTTTTGAAATAATATAGGATAAAAAATCATAAAAATTATTTGTTGGTGTATTTGATATAATATCGTCTTCGAAGTATTCTTCGAATATGTTTATTTTGACTTCCTTCCATAATTCATCCTTGTTTTTAAAATAATGGTATATCAAGGCTTTTGGTACTTTTGCATCCGTTGCAATTTTGCTTATAGGGGCGCCAGCAAAACCTTTCGATAAAAAAATATCTTTGGCTGCTTTTAAAATCTGCTTTTTTTTGTTTTTAATCTCAATAGTCATAAAATCATCCTTTTTAAATTGGGTGTATATGTGTTTTAACAAAAATTGAACGTTCGGTCAACTTTTTTCTTGACATTGTTTTTGAATAGCCTTATATTGAGTGAACGTTCATTCTACATCTATTTAAGGAAACAAAATGATTTTAAATATACGCAATATACTAACAGCATTAATTTTGGGCATCGTAGCAACACCAGAATTAAAGGCAGAAGAAATAATACCAGTCGCCATTATTGGTGGCGGATGCGCAGGGTTAAGCGCTGCTATGGTAACGTCAGAACATGGTTTTAATACAATCATTTTTAATGGACCGATGCCTGGTGGAGATTTAAATGTAAAAACCGAAGTGGGTAATTGGCCTGGTATTACTTTTAATTGGGGTAATAATATTATTCCTAAGTTACTTAAACAAACAAATAAATTTGGTGCAAAAATTTTGCACGAAAGTGTTGTAAAAATTGATTGGGCACAGAAACCATTTTTATTGACAACAAATTATGGCAATGAATACAAAGCTAAAAAAATTCTTATTGCGACAGGTACGAAAGAGCGATTATTAGATGTACCGGGTGCTGCAGAAAATAGAATTAAGATTTTATATAATTCTGATATTCATAGAGATCTTAGGCAGTATAATAGTCAGGCAAGAGGTCAAAAAATTGCCATTATTGGGGGTGGCGTTGATGCGATAAAAAAAGCTTATTATGCTGTAAAAGCACGTGCTGCAGAGGTTCACCTATTTGTACGTGGTACTCAATTGAATTTACCGCCGTGGCGTAAAAAATTTATTAATAAGAAATCTGACATTATTAAAGTTCATTTTAATTATGATGTTTCTAAAATTGAATCCTTAGGTGAACGGACAACGCGTTTATATTTTAAAAATGGATCATTGAGTCCTTTTGATGCTGGCCTTGTTGTTGTTTCTGCAGGTCGTGTGCCGCGAAGTGATTTGTTTAAAGGGCATCTTGATTTGGATCAAAAAGATTTGATTAAAGTAACACAAAACACTCAACAAACAAGTGTGGATGGCGTTTATGCTGCTGGTGACGTCACGAATGTGTCTGGTCCTCAACCCCAAGCTGGTATTGCTGCTGGCGATGGTATGCGCGCTGGATATGCAATCGTTGATGCGCTTATATCTGAAAAAATGTAATATAAATGATTTTAGGGCTAGACAAGGCGTCTGAAATTCTTTATAAGCAAGGGAGTGATTTACATCACTTCTTGTTGCCCGGGTAGCTCAGTGGTAGAGCAGCGGACTGAAAATCCGCGTGTCGGTGGTTCAATCCCGCCCCCGGGCACCATGTATACACCTTTTTATTAATTAAGGTGTTATCCTTTATGTATCCTTCAGATGCACATTAATTATCATTTTGCTCTAAATCAAAACAGCTACAATCCATTTTTAATTTGCATTTTAGTCTAAAGTTTGTTAGAAACACTATACACTTATGAAATTAAAGGTAGATTATGGCACGCGTAACAGTTGAAGATTGTATCAAAATAGTTCCAAATCGTTTTACACTTTGTCTTGCTGCTGCTGAAAGAGCGCGCAATTTAGCCTCAGGTGCGGGTAAAACCATCGACGCGAATGATAAAAAGTCTACCGTTATTGCTTTGCGTGAAATTGCCGCAGGCACAGTTGATCCAGATGCTTTGATTGAAAAGGCGATTTCAGGGTCACAGCGTCATTTATCCAATGATCCAGATGAAGATGATGATGTTGTTTTTGACACCATGAAAACAATTGGTGCAGATGATCCTCAATTTAGAACAATCGCTGAACGTCAGGCGGGTGATTCGATTGCTATAAAAGATATCGATGAAGCTGATGACGATTTAGATGATGAAGAATAGAGGCTTATGGCCTCTTTTTCTATCAATTATTTGTTTTCGGATGAGTAGTGTTTGTTCAATCTACAGGACAAAAAATGAAATTGTTTCGGTTTTACCTCTCCCACAAGGGGAGAGGTAAAAAAAAATCTTTTTTTATAGTCTCTAATTAAAACTAAACAACTTTCAATTATAAAAAATTCATTTCTTTTCTTGTTATTTATTATTGTATAAAATTTAAAATTGTAGCACAGTAACTTTATTATTTAAATTATTAATGTTGTCGTGTTTTAAAAATTTTTAATGCTCAAATATAAAGAGCACATTTAATTTTAAGTATTTTTTGTTTTTATGACATAGACATTAAATAATTTGAGTGTATATGCAATAAATTAACTTTATATTAATTTATAAATTTTAAAATAATATTAAATGAACTGTCATTATGGAGAATAATATGTTAAATTTCAAAAAAAATTTTGTTTTTATGTTGCTTGCTTGTTGGCTATGCATCAACAATAGTAACGCTGAAAATATAAAATCTGGAATTTTAGGCCAAGGAGTCAATGAAGACACAATTAAATCATTTCTTGTTGACGAAGCTGATACATATTCAAATCTGTTTCGTGATGTGCCACATAATAATCGAGGCAAAATTAATCCTAATTGTCTTAATATAATACCAACAGAGGAAGGTGCCGCAAGTGAAGGCATATTTTTAGTTCAACTCAATCAAAATTGTGTGAATAATGCAATGCCTGATGAATGGAAAATAAAATATGTTATTAAAATAATAAATGAAGATGGCAAAAATGAAATTAAAAATCTAAAGTTTGTACAACAAAGTGATCTTTTTAGACAAATATCTTCACCAGAAAATAAAGATCTTCCACTTGTTGCCTTAGCTTTAGAACCTTTTTACACATTTGAAAAAGATGGTCGAATTAAATACTTGATTATACAGAAAGCTGCAAAAGGAAAAGATTTGTATAAAATCGTTATGGATGATTCTCCAGAACAAGTTAGGGACGCTTTTACTGAATTTGGTAGATCAACAGCAAAAATGCATCTTTTAAACATGAAAAAAAATACTTTATTAAGCAAACTAAATCCATCAATAATTGAAATTGAACCTGGTAGAGCTTATAGAACATTTATTCATGGAGATTCTCATTTACAAAATATTTTTTTTGACGCTGCTTCCAATCGAATCACGATGATTGATACTGAGTCATTTATAAAATCAATGCATCCAGATGTAGAACAAAGTGTTTATGCAGAAATAGCAGGAAGTATTTATTGGGATTTACTTAATATTTTTTATAAATCTGTTAGAGGGTTTAAATTTCTTGACAATGAGCATGCGACAAATCTACAACGTGTTAATGTACGTATTGCATATGAAAGCTTTTTTAGCGCATACATAAAAGCTTTTCCAGAAACAGAAAGAAAATTTATTTACCAATATATCAATTATCTTCTTCAAGATCGCTTAAAAAGTGAGGTGCCAGGGGATAATAAAATTCCTGCTGATCAAAAAGATCGATTTAAAAGATTATTAGAGAATGTGGCAAATTATCTTGATCTTAATAAAAATGATATAATGGCAGGTGATAATAGTGCGTCTGTAATTGTGAATAATAACAATAGATCAGCAGCGCCTGTAATAGCTAACGCTAATGGTTTACCGTCAGATTTTGATGCGCTCACATATTTGAATCGGTATCCAGATTTAGTAAACGCTAGTAGAAATTTGCCTCAAAATGATAAATTGGATTGGGCTAAAAATCACTATTTAAATCATGGGAAAAAAGAAGGTAGGCAATATACTAAGCCTCTGCCGGCTGCTAACAATGCTCCGGTAGTTCCTAATTCTAACAGGCCTGCAGCACCTGTGGCTAATTCTAACAATAGGCCTGCAGCGCCTGCAATAGCAGCTGCCCCTAGATTTTTTTATCCGGCATTGGGCGGAAAGAAATTTGAATAAGCTTTCTTTTACACTAACTCTTTAATCTGTATTCCCAGATAAGGGGTTCGTCGATTAAGCCTAACATCAAAACGAGCCGTCTTTTGATGTTAGGCAAAATTAATGAATTGTTAATAGATCTTAATATTTTCTTGTTTAAAATCTATTCAACTTTACTTAATGCAATGATTTTATCCCAAAGGTCTTTGGCGACGGGCATGACTGAAAGGCGCGAATGTTTGACCAAAGCAAGATCTTTGAACGTAGGATCTGCTTTTAGCTCTTTAAGGGTTACTTTATGTTTAAACCCTATTTGATAGGTAAAATCAACAACAACCCATGGATTTTTGTCGTCTTCAACAGTTGGATCTGAATAAAATTCTTTGGTGACTTGGACGATACCTTGAATGGCAGGATCTTTGATTGAGTGATAAAAAAAGGCGAGGTCTCCTTTTTTCATCGCTTTTAAATTATTACGCGCTTGGTAATTACGCACGCCATCCCACATGGTAGTGATATCTTGTTTCATTCTGTCCCAGGAATAGCTGCCTGGTTCTGTTTTAATAAGCCAATAAGCCATTTACTCTTCCTCTTTCAAACTGTGGGATTGAAGATGCGCACTCGATATGGGGCAACAATACCTTGCTTCCCTGAACAGGCGAGAAGCAAAGC of Alphaproteobacteria bacterium contains these proteins:
- the rpoZ gene encoding DNA-directed RNA polymerase subunit omega, with amino-acid sequence MARVTVEDCIKIVPNRFTLCLAAAERARNLASGAGKTIDANDKKSTVIALREIAAGTVDPDALIEKAISGSQRHLSNDPDEDDDVVFDTMKTIGADDPQFRTIAERQAGDSIAIKDIDEADDDLDDEE
- a CDS encoding NAD(P)/FAD-dependent oxidoreductase, with product MILNIRNILTALILGIVATPELKAEEIIPVAIIGGGCAGLSAAMVTSEHGFNTIIFNGPMPGGDLNVKTEVGNWPGITFNWGNNIIPKLLKQTNKFGAKILHESVVKIDWAQKPFLLTTNYGNEYKAKKILIATGTKERLLDVPGAAENRIKILYNSDIHRDLRQYNSQARGQKIAIIGGGVDAIKKAYYAVKARAAEVHLFVRGTQLNLPPWRKKFINKKSDIIKVHFNYDVSKIESLGERTTRLYFKNGSLSPFDAGLVVVSAGRVPRSDLFKGHLDLDQKDLIKVTQNTQQTSVDGVYAAGDVTNVSGPQPQAGIAAGDGMRAGYAIVDALISEKM
- a CDS encoding EVE domain-containing protein, whose amino-acid sequence is MAYWLIKTEPGSYSWDRMKQDITTMWDGVRNYQARNNLKAMKKGDLAFFYHSIKDPAIQGIVQVTKEFYSDPTVEDDKNPWVVVDFTYQIGFKHKVTLKELKADPTFKDLALVKHSRLSVMPVAKDLWDKIIALSKVE
- a CDS encoding TetR/AcrR family transcriptional regulator codes for the protein MTIEIKNKKKQILKAAKDIFLSKGFAGAPISKIATDAKVPKALIYHYFKNKDELWKEVKINIFEEYFEDDIISNTPTNNFYDFLSYIISKRIQIYAHNGDLVKIIRWQALEDADKESPLMTTPTSSILEPWHKAIIQFQIIKEIRSDVNPSQALLMIMQAPSSPFLISNHPFGQEDKETQLKSYETMLINVLFDGLKNIVK